A portion of the Chaetodon trifascialis isolate fChaTrf1 chromosome 7, fChaTrf1.hap1, whole genome shotgun sequence genome contains these proteins:
- the hamp gene encoding hepcidin-1 has product MKASSIAVAVTLVLAFICILESSAIPFSGVQELEEAESNDTPVAAHQEMSMESWMMPSHVRQKRQSHISLCRWCCNCCRNYKGCGFCCRF; this is encoded by the exons ATGAAGGCATCCAGCATTGCAGTTGCAGTGACACTCGTGCTCGCCTTTATTTGCATTCTGGAGAGCTCTGCCATCCCATTCAGCGGG GTgcaagagctggaggaggcagagagcaaTGACACTCCAGTTGCGGCACATCAAGAAATGTCAATGGAATCGTGGATG ATGCCCAGTCACGTCAGACAGAAGCGTCAGAGCCACATCTCGCTGTGCCGCTGGTGCTGCAACTGCTGCAGGAACTACAAGGGCTGCGgcttctgctgcaggttctga